GATCAGGTCTTCCTCGCTGCCCTCGGGATGGCGCTTGATCAGGGCCTTGAGCCGGCCCTTGTCCCACTGCAGCTTGATCAGCGGGCGGGCGTCGTAGCCGTGGATCTGGCCGATGATGATCTTCTCGCTGCTGGGCGAGCGGAGCACCCGGCAGGCGGCCATCAGCCGGTGATAACCCTGGCCGAACCAGTTCTGCCCGTCGCGGCTGGGGTCGAGCAGCTCGCGCAGCTCGGAGCGCGGATAGTCGGAGTTTTCCGTGGTGCCGCCGCGCACCGGGGCAACGAAGACCATGGCGCCGTTGTCGGCCAGGTAGAAATAGCGCGAGGCGTAGCCGGCCTTGAGTGCATCCGGGCGCACCTCGCTGGCCTGCTCGTCCGGCAGGGTCAGCTTCCAGTGCGACAGGTCGTAATTGGCTGCCGGCGCCATGTAGTGGCGCTCGTCCTGCTGCTCGCTGCGGCAGCCGGCCAGCACCAGCAGCAGGCTAGCCAGGCAGAGTATTGATCGATGCATCGGCTCGCTCCCTGATCGCTCGCGTTATCTATACAGGCTCTCTGCAGGCAGCACGACCGCTGCCGGCGGTCACGTGACGGACGGTCTGCCGGGAGAGCCGAGGCCTGCGCACAGCCGCCCCAAGCGCCGCTCTCGGCCCGGCCGGGCCCGCCCGAAACGCCACGCCTGTGATCGTGCCGCCCCTGCTCGGCGCACTATCCCGGTGCACTGGCCGAGCCTGCTGCCGTCATCTATATCCTCTACTAGCTGCGGTACCAAGGGAGATTAAAAGATGCTCGGCATGGTGTTTACCGAGTTCGTGGAGATGGTCGAGCAGCGCTTTTCGCCCGAGCTGGCGGATCAGATGCTGACGGAGACCCACCTGGCCAATGACGGCGCCTACACCGCAATTGGCTACTACCCCCATGAAGAAATGCAGGCCCTGGTAGCGACGCTGGCCAGGCTGACCGGCAGCAGCGTGCCGGTGCTGGTACAGGCTTATGGCGAACACCTGTTCCAGCGTT
The window above is part of the Pseudomonas alcaligenes genome. Proteins encoded here:
- a CDS encoding polysaccharide lyase family 7 protein, translating into MHRSILCLASLLLVLAGCRSEQQDERHYMAPAANYDLSHWKLTLPDEQASEVRPDALKAGYASRYFYLADNGAMVFVAPVRGGTTENSDYPRSELRELLDPSRDGQNWFGQGYHRLMAACRVLRSPSSEKIIIGQIHGYDARPLIKLQWDKGRLKALIKRHPEGSEEDLIHLFTTRVNNDLFSYSIEVRDGVLSVEANGERFQHDFFQADPAWRAVPLYFKAGAYVQDAEGGAAEVGEVQFTELQVEHGE